AATTATTTAATAGCGAAGACCAAAAGGCAGTGGCGGCGGTAGCAGCGGCTAAAGTTCAGTTGGCAAAGGCAATTGATTATACAGCAGAAAAATTAGGTCACGGTGGACGCCTATTTTATGTGGGTGCGGGGACGAGTGGCAGATTAGGGGTATTAGATGCTGCTGAGTGTCCACCTACCTTTTGTACACCGCCAGAGTTGGTACAGGGGATTATTGCTGGTGGTGCTGGCGCACTGGTACGCAGTTCTGAGGATTTAGAAGACCGTGCCCAAGATGGGGAGGCGGCGATCGCCCAAAGACATATTACGCAATTAGATGTGGTAGTCGGCATTACCGCTGGTGGTACAACACCTTTTGTCCACGGCGCCCTCAACGCCGCTCGTCAACGGGGTGCCATCACTATTTTTATTGCTTGTGTACCGAGTGAACAGGTGAGCTTTGATGCTGATGTAGACATCCGCCTATTGACTGGACCTGAGGTGTTAGCTGGTTCCACTCGCCTCAAAGCTGGTACAGCCACTAAGCTAGCGTTAAATATCCTTTCCACTGGGGTGATGGTGAAGCTAGGTAAAGTTTACGGCAATCGCATGGTGGATGTTGCAGTCACAAACCAAAAGTTACGCGATCGCGCTTTACGAATTTTGCAAGACCTCACAGGCTTGAATCGAGAAACTGCTAGCGGATTGTTAGATCGTAGCGGTAAATGGGTCAAGTTAGCCCTATTAATGCACTGGACTGGTTTGGAAAAAGCTGCAGGCGATCAGCTTTTATCAGAACATAAAGGTGATCTTAGGGCTGCTGTTGCTAGTCACAATCGGGACAAGTGATTCATAAAATCTCTTTTTTCTTTCTGCGCTTTCTGTGTCTGGGCGACTAAGAAGTAATTAATATAACTACAGAGGCGCAGATAACACAGAGGTAAGCTGCGCCGTTTCTAGATTAATAGCAGTTAATTATTGTACCTCACTCGTACGCAAATGCGGATATTTTCCGAGCAATGTTCCGGATTTATACTGTTTGATTTGTATACTTAAATAGTACAAGCGGATTGCACGATGGAGTGATGAATATTTAAAACTTTTTAGACAGCATTGTGGATAAAATAAGCAATGCAAAAATATTGACCAGTGCATAAATAATTTGAATTTGGGTTGAGAAATAGCTGACAGATTAAATAAGGGAAATAATATGAGTTATCCGCCAATAATAATTGGGCATGAAAATCAGCTTATATATGAGTTGAAAAAATGTAGTCATGACCAATACAATGGACGATTTAACATTAAAAGTTCCACAGGACAACAATGGAATTTCTATTATCAGATGGGCAAAATAGTTTGGGCGACAGGAGGGAATCATCCCTTTCGCCGCTGGCGTAGACAGATGGCTGAAAATTGTCCACAAATTGATGTTGAGAAACTTCTGTTTCCTGACAAATATGTATTGACAGAATATGGGGATTATCTTTTACTAGAAATATTGTATAAAAAACAAAAAATTAAACTTGAACAAATTCACGTAATTTTAGAAAGCACGATAGCAGAATTATTATTTGATATAAAAATACACCAACATTTTGCCACTGTTAGTTGCTATCGTCATCCACAAATTATTTCAGAAACACCAATCAGCTTGATTAACGCAGATATTTGTACAAAGTATATACTAGAGCCGTGGAAGAGTTGGTCAAAAGCTGGTTTAGCCAATTTTTATCCTGATTTAGCACCTGTTCTGAAAGAACCAGAACAACTTCAGCAGATAGTAAGTCTATCTGCTTACAAAAATTTTGTCAAATTCATGAATGGCAAATACACACTGCGGGATTTAGCAGTGAAAATGAAGCAGAATTTGTTGTCAGTTACCCGTTCGTTGCAGCCCTATATCTCCAAAGGAATTATAGAATTAGTAGAAGTACCTGACTTGCCTTTAGCAGTAACGAAAGTTAAAACAAACTTGACAACCACACGATCAAATCATCCGCATCCTCCATTAGTAGCCTGTGTGGATGATAGTCTTCAAATGTGTGAAATTCTAGGGAGGATTATGGTTGGAAATGGATTAAGATTTATCAAGGTTCAAGATTCAGTGCAAGCTTTACCAACTCTGATTCAAAATCAACCAGACCTGATTTTCTTGGATTTGATTATGCCTGTTACGAATGGTTACGAAATCTGTGGTCAGTTACGGCGAATTTCTGCCTTCACCGAGACACCCGTGATTATTTTAACAGGTAGTGATGGTATGTTTGATAGAGTTCGTTCTAAAGTATTTGGAGCTACGGATTTTCTCACTAAACCTGTAGTGGTAGATCAGGTAATGGCGGTACTGCAAAAGTATTTACCAAGCCAATGTTAGATACTTCTCGTAGATAAGTATCTAACATTGTTTACCCCTTGTGGTCGGGGTCAATCCAAAACTTGTACTGAGCGAAGTCGAAGTATCCAAAACTTGTACTGAGCGAAGTCGAAGTATCCAAAATCGGTTGACCTATTCCATCAACATTAGGACTTAGGCATTGACAAAAAACACAAAACATGCATTGCGGAAAAACGGTATCTGTGGTAGTAGTCTGTCAATTTTGTTTTGAGGGATTTTTGGTAGTGTGAGCGTCTCGCTCACGCGGGCAAGATGCCCGCACTACAGTCCATCATTTTTATCTTGACAGAGTAGTAGGGGTTTAGCAATGCTAAACCCCTACAACGGGGGTCCGTTTACTAAATCGCTATATAACTGGTTTAAATTGATTTAAAAGGAATATTGTAAATAAGTCTGTGGAAATAAACCAAACTATATTACGAAACGTAAACATGCCTGAAATCCTGACCAATGACCAATGACGACCAAAGCCTGTAATGTTTATTTGCACCGACCTACTTAATTTCCTCAAAAATATACAATTAAATCAAAACTTACAATAAGTATAATATAAAATTTAGAAAAACTGATTTTTTTGCAGACAATAATCAGAATTTACACGGTTATAATTCAGAGTGAAAGTTAGTAATATAATATATTACTACTCTATACATCAGAATCTTGAATTATATAAAACTAATTTGAGTGGTTCGATATTAGCAATAATTTAGAATTTTCTGATGGAGAAGTATACTCTAAATAGCTCCTGTAGTGACACTGCTTTTGCCCTCTATTTCCTCTGTTATTTTCAGTCTTGACTTAGTAGTGCTAGTTCCTAAGTAAGACGAAATAAATGAAAGTTATCCGAATTGAGTTGCCAAATATAAGTGCAACTTTTGAGATACTTGGTGACAAATGAATGGATATTGTAAGTTTTGAAAGGGCTGGCATGTTAATAAAAGGAATATAGTATGAACCACCAAGAACTGATAGTATCAACTATTTTAGTAAACGAATTTAAGACTTGTAACCAACTGCAATATAATGGACAGTTAAATATTAGTAGTATAAAGGGAAATCATTGGACGTTATATTATCGGTTGGGACGAATAGTTTGGGCGACTGGGGGAAATCATCCCTTTCGTCGCTGGCGTAGACAGATAGCACAAAATTGCCCCCAGATAGAGCTTGATAAGATCCGGTTTCGCCCTGAAGACATATCATTAGATTACTGGGATTATCGTCTATTAGAAATTTTTTATAAAAGACAGAAAATTCAAC
The Gloeotrichia echinulata CP02 DNA segment above includes these coding regions:
- the murQ gene encoding N-acetylmuramic acid 6-phosphate etherase, which gives rise to MTNLQERGYLLTEQVNPNSLNLDQLTALEFVELFNSEDQKAVAAVAAAKVQLAKAIDYTAEKLGHGGRLFYVGAGTSGRLGVLDAAECPPTFCTPPELVQGIIAGGAGALVRSSEDLEDRAQDGEAAIAQRHITQLDVVVGITAGGTTPFVHGALNAARQRGAITIFIACVPSEQVSFDADVDIRLLTGPEVLAGSTRLKAGTATKLALNILSTGVMVKLGKVYGNRMVDVAVTNQKLRDRALRILQDLTGLNRETASGLLDRSGKWVKLALLMHWTGLEKAAGDQLLSEHKGDLRAAVASHNRDK
- a CDS encoding response regulator yields the protein MSYPPIIIGHENQLIYELKKCSHDQYNGRFNIKSSTGQQWNFYYQMGKIVWATGGNHPFRRWRRQMAENCPQIDVEKLLFPDKYVLTEYGDYLLLEILYKKQKIKLEQIHVILESTIAELLFDIKIHQHFATVSCYRHPQIISETPISLINADICTKYILEPWKSWSKAGLANFYPDLAPVLKEPEQLQQIVSLSAYKNFVKFMNGKYTLRDLAVKMKQNLLSVTRSLQPYISKGIIELVEVPDLPLAVTKVKTNLTTTRSNHPHPPLVACVDDSLQMCEILGRIMVGNGLRFIKVQDSVQALPTLIQNQPDLIFLDLIMPVTNGYEICGQLRRISAFTETPVIILTGSDGMFDRVRSKVFGATDFLTKPVVVDQVMAVLQKYLPSQC